In a genomic window of Candidatus Zixiibacteriota bacterium:
- a CDS encoding acyl-CoA dehydratase activase: MESAEYSIGVDIGSVSVKVAVLDNKGAIAKTAYRRFHGRPYQTLKDLLDSEFGDWILQPVRLGFSGIGGRTGVSILGGSFFGEIAAIAASNAYLVPQVRTIIEMGGEDSKFIQLDPERQVVVDFSMNNLCAAGTGSFLDQQAGRLKISIDEEFGQLALKSQNPPRIAGRCSVFAKSDMIHLQQIATPDYDIVAGLCFAVARNFKSAIARGKKFLSPVAFEGGVASNPGMIRAFAEILEIGREELIIPKYHNVMGAIGAALLATKATGVAPVSIDTEKISGYLQFRGVPRTGRERLTFDFPDSKFYAVTARQYRGTLDHLDVYLGIDVGSLSTNLVLIDRNKNVVARRYLMTEGRPIEAVRRGLAEIGAEVAGRVRVIGVGTTGSGRYLTGDFVGADIVKNEITAQATAAINFDPTVDTIFEIGGQDSKYISLHNQTVIDFEMNKACAAGTGSFLQEQAEKLDINIEREFGDRALSAECPVGCGERCTVFMESDLVSHQRAGAGTNDLIAGLAYSIAANYLTKVVGDRKIGDNILFQGGVAWNKGVVAAFEKLTGRKVTVPPHHDVTGAIGAAILAMEFDRGNGSKFKGFDLSKKKYTLDTFTCQDCSNMCEIRTVNVEGEKPLYYGSRCEKYDVNRAEKGSLLPDYFNLRQQLLMKRYINAERKESSRGRVGIPRILHFFEYYPYWKAFFETLGFEVVNSDLSNHAIVDAALEKFAAETCFPVKMAFGHMDNLIKKKVDYIFLPGIISFTEDNYDDYGSYICPYVQSIGNTVASKFDFAAEGIKFIGHPLKLQRDNSKMLIELAQLVKVMGLPESEVKKALANGISAYDQFRRNMEAEGKKILESLERDEKCIVIVSRPYNGFDRHLSLEIPDKIRKMGLKTIHIDFLPMKLDTEELSEMYWLYGRKILSAANFIRKHSNLYAVYLSAFGCGPDSFITHFFRRQMSGKPYLQLELDEHSADAGAITRVEAFLDSLRFYKYAPPLYEFTPADRNFSPADKTIFIPNMCDHAYPVRAAFVRCGIKAEVMEEPDEESLTYGKRFTSGKECFPCVVTTGDMLRKINSPDFDPERSVFFMPGADGPCRFGLYSQFHRIILDELGYRNIPIYSPNSRTSYADFGLEKTPFRRLGWRGIVFVDCLIKILLKTRPYEIEEGAAEKTYRKYLKKMEETVIEGGDLTALGDEAAREFSRIKRNPEGKPRIGLVGEIYLRNNRFSNNHLIAKVEALGIEVQLATFAEWVNYTTYTFKLDSLYKKSWKGILKAVLQTYLQNKDEYHIEKAFTRHFPIDHELPISEVVRLAAPYLPVDVRGEAVLSIGKAINFVHHGASGIINCMPFNCMPGTIVTSLSRRVAHDLGEVPWLNISYEGLQDTGEETRLEAFVDQVRNMHARQEERLGEKRK, encoded by the coding sequence ATGGAGTCCGCCGAATATTCAATCGGGGTTGACATCGGGTCGGTTTCAGTCAAGGTCGCTGTCCTGGATAATAAAGGGGCGATTGCCAAGACCGCCTATCGTCGGTTCCATGGCCGGCCTTACCAGACACTTAAGGACCTGCTTGATAGCGAGTTTGGTGATTGGATTCTTCAGCCGGTCAGGCTTGGTTTTTCCGGAATAGGCGGACGGACCGGGGTCAGTATTCTTGGGGGCAGTTTCTTTGGGGAAATTGCCGCTATTGCCGCCTCTAATGCTTATCTAGTGCCTCAGGTGCGTACAATAATCGAAATGGGGGGAGAGGATTCAAAATTTATTCAATTGGATCCCGAACGACAGGTAGTGGTCGATTTTAGCATGAATAATCTGTGCGCCGCAGGAACCGGTTCCTTCCTTGATCAGCAGGCGGGACGCCTGAAGATATCAATTGATGAGGAATTTGGGCAATTGGCCCTTAAATCCCAGAATCCCCCTCGTATTGCGGGAAGGTGCTCGGTTTTTGCCAAGTCCGACATGATCCACCTCCAGCAAATTGCCACCCCCGATTACGATATCGTGGCCGGGCTCTGCTTTGCAGTGGCCCGCAACTTCAAAAGCGCTATTGCCCGGGGGAAGAAATTTCTGTCTCCAGTCGCCTTTGAGGGCGGCGTAGCCTCCAATCCCGGAATGATTCGGGCTTTTGCCGAAATTCTCGAGATCGGCCGGGAGGAATTGATCATTCCGAAGTATCACAATGTCATGGGCGCTATTGGGGCCGCTCTTCTGGCGACCAAGGCCACAGGAGTCGCGCCTGTCAGCATTGATACTGAAAAGATATCCGGCTATCTCCAATTCCGAGGTGTGCCCCGCACCGGACGGGAAAGGCTGACTTTTGATTTTCCCGATTCCAAGTTCTATGCTGTGACGGCCAGGCAATACCGGGGGACGCTGGATCATCTGGATGTTTACCTTGGAATCGATGTCGGCTCTCTTTCCACCAACCTGGTGCTGATAGACCGGAACAAGAATGTTGTCGCTCGCCGCTATTTGATGACCGAAGGCCGCCCGATTGAAGCGGTAAGACGCGGTCTGGCGGAGATAGGCGCTGAAGTGGCTGGGAGAGTCAGAGTCATCGGGGTCGGCACGACCGGTTCGGGGCGTTATCTGACCGGGGATTTTGTTGGGGCCGATATTGTCAAGAATGAAATAACGGCCCAGGCCACGGCGGCCATAAATTTCGACCCGACGGTTGATACCATTTTTGAAATCGGGGGACAGGATTCCAAATATATTTCCCTCCACAATCAGACTGTCATTGATTTCGAGATGAACAAAGCCTGTGCCGCCGGAACCGGTTCTTTCCTTCAAGAGCAGGCCGAAAAGCTGGACATAAATATTGAGCGGGAATTCGGCGACCGTGCCCTTTCCGCCGAGTGCCCGGTCGGTTGCGGTGAGCGCTGCACCGTTTTCATGGAATCGGATTTGGTGAGCCACCAGCGGGCCGGCGCCGGGACAAATGATCTCATTGCCGGATTGGCCTATTCCATTGCCGCCAATTATCTGACCAAGGTGGTCGGCGATAGAAAGATCGGCGATAACATTTTATTCCAGGGAGGCGTAGCCTGGAATAAGGGAGTGGTGGCCGCCTTCGAGAAGCTCACCGGAAGGAAAGTCACGGTTCCGCCGCATCATGATGTCACCGGCGCCATCGGAGCCGCCATTCTGGCCATGGAATTCGATCGGGGAAACGGCTCCAAATTCAAAGGATTTGACCTCTCCAAAAAGAAATATACTCTGGATACTTTCACCTGCCAGGATTGCTCCAATATGTGTGAGATTAGGACGGTCAATGTTGAAGGGGAAAAGCCGCTGTATTACGGCAGTCGCTGCGAAAAATATGATGTCAACCGGGCCGAAAAAGGCTCCCTTCTTCCCGACTACTTTAATCTCCGTCAGCAGTTGCTGATGAAGAGATATATTAATGCTGAGAGGAAAGAGAGTAGCCGGGGGAGAGTTGGGATTCCCCGAATACTCCACTTCTTTGAGTACTATCCCTACTGGAAAGCCTTTTTCGAGACGCTTGGCTTTGAAGTGGTAAACAGCGACCTGTCTAATCATGCCATAGTCGATGCGGCTCTCGAGAAATTCGCCGCCGAGACCTGTTTCCCGGTCAAAATGGCTTTCGGCCACATGGACAATCTGATAAAGAAGAAAGTCGACTATATCTTTTTGCCCGGCATAATAAGTTTTACCGAGGACAACTATGATGATTATGGCAGCTATATCTGTCCCTATGTTCAATCGATAGGCAATACCGTTGCCTCCAAGTTTGACTTTGCCGCCGAAGGGATCAAATTTATCGGCCATCCCTTAAAATTGCAGCGCGATAATAGTAAAATGCTCATAGAATTAGCGCAATTAGTTAAAGTAATGGGTTTGCCTGAGAGTGAAGTCAAAAAAGCGCTGGCCAACGGCATATCGGCTTACGACCAATTCCGCAGAAACATGGAGGCGGAAGGCAAGAAAATACTCGAAAGTCTTGAACGTGACGAAAAATGCATCGTTATTGTCAGTCGACCATATAACGGCTTTGACCGGCATCTTTCTTTGGAAATACCGGACAAAATCCGCAAAATGGGATTGAAAACGATTCATATCGATTTTCTTCCCATGAAACTGGATACCGAAGAACTTTCGGAAATGTACTGGTTGTATGGCCGGAAAATCCTCTCCGCGGCCAACTTCATCCGCAAGCACTCTAATCTCTATGCGGTATATTTGAGCGCCTTCGGCTGCGGTCCCGATTCCTTCATAACTCATTTTTTCCGCCGCCAGATGTCCGGCAAACCTTATCTCCAGTTGGAACTGGATGAGCATTCGGCCGATGCCGGCGCCATTACGCGCGTGGAGGCATTCCTTGATTCATTGAGATTCTATAAATATGCGCCACCTCTTTACGAGTTCACTCCCGCCGACCGCAATTTTTCACCGGCCGATAAAACCATTTTCATTCCCAACATGTGTGATCATGCCTATCCAGTGCGAGCCGCTTTTGTGCGATGCGGCATTAAAGCCGAAGTTATGGAGGAACCGGATGAGGAAAGTCTCACTTATGGAAAAAGATTCACATCCGGCAAGGAATGTTTCCCCTGCGTGGTGACCACAGGAGATATGTTGCGAAAAATAAATTCACCCGATTTTGACCCGGAACGTTCGGTGTTCTTCATGCCGGGAGCCGATGGTCCCTGTCGTTTCGGATTGTACAGCCAGTTTCATCGCATCATATTGGATGAACTGGGATATCGAAATATACCGATATACTCCCCCAATTCCAGGACTTCCTACGCCGACTTTGGTTTGGAGAAAACACCATTTCGACGGCTGGGCTGGCGTGGAATTGTCTTTGTCGATTGCCTCATTAAAATTTTGCTTAAGACCAGACCGTATGAAATTGAAGAAGGTGCCGCCGAGAAAACATATCGGAAATATCTGAAAAAGATGGAAGAGACAGTTATCGAGGGCGGCGACTTAACAGCATTGGGCGACGAGGCCGCTCGGGAATTCAGTCGGATAAAACGGAATCCCGAAGGGAAACCGAGGATCGGGCTGGTCGGGGAAATATATCTTCGGAACAATCGCTTTTCAAATAATCATCTGATAGCCAAAGTGGAAGCGCTGGGGATTGAAGTCCAGTTGGCTACTTTTGCCGAATGGGTCAACTATACGACCTACACTTTCAAACTCGATTCCCTTTATAAGAAATCATGGAAGGGCATCCTGAAAGCCGTTCTTCAGACCTATCTGCAGAATAAGGATGAATATCATATCGAAAAGGCTTTTACGAGGCACTTCCCCATAGACCATGAATTGCCCATCAGCGAAGTCGTGCGGTTGGCCGCTCCGTATCTTCCGGTGGATGTCAGGGGAGAGGCAGTTCTTTCCATCGGCAAAGCGATCAATTTTGTGCATCATGGTGCCTCGGGTATCATCAACTGCATGCCGTTTAACTGCATGCCGGGTACAATAGTGACTTCTCTTTCGCGCCGCGTTGCCCACGATCTGGGGGAAGTCCCCTGGCTTAATATCAGTTATGAAGGTCTGCAGGATACCGGCGAGGAAACACGTTTGGAGGCCTTTGTCGATCAGGTCAGGAATATGCATGCCCGCCAAGAAGAGAGACTCGGAGAGAAGCGGAAATGA
- the dtd gene encoding D-aminoacyl-tRNA deacylase gives MRLLVQRVSRAEVRVEGKTVGKIERGFLVLCGFRKDDQAESLRKLAEKCFNLRVFEDEDGKMNLSLLDMGGELLVVSQFTLYADCRKGRRPGFDNSMPPEEAESFYNNLITEFRKSGLRVESGLFGAKMQVELVNHGPVTIMLDDHEV, from the coding sequence ATGCGTTTATTAGTTCAAAGAGTCAGCCGGGCTGAAGTGAGGGTTGAGGGAAAAACCGTCGGAAAAATCGAACGGGGTTTTCTGGTCTTATGCGGTTTCCGGAAGGATGATCAGGCGGAAAGCTTGAGAAAGCTGGCCGAAAAATGTTTCAACCTCAGGGTTTTTGAAGATGAAGACGGGAAAATGAATCTCTCCCTTCTGGATATGGGGGGAGAACTCCTGGTTGTCTCTCAATTCACTCTCTATGCCGACTGCCGCAAGGGGCGCCGGCCCGGATTCGACAACTCCATGCCGCCCGAAGAGGCGGAATCATTCTACAATAATCTGATAACCGAATTCAGGAAATCCGGCCTCAGAGTGGAAAGCGGCCTTTTTGGGGCCAAAATGCAGGTGGAGCTGGTTAACCATGGGCCGGTGACAATAATGCTTGATGATCATGAAGTTTAA
- a CDS encoding Maf family protein, which yields MKFKELDRLLSRYRLVLASGSPRRVSLLRAAGINFRQLIPDIDENNHAHQDPSALAALLAQKKALAVCWEIETDEVILGCDTIVILNDLVLGKPESEAEAFEMLSALSGNRHTVCSAIALLERGGYMASGFEFTDVYFNPVSAAQIKAYIKTGEPLDKAGAYGIQEEGGFLVDRIEGNIDNVIGLPMSLLERLAGKFMTEMSCYGI from the coding sequence ATGAAGTTTAAAGAATTAGATAGACTGTTAAGCAGGTATCGTCTTGTCCTTGCCTCCGGTTCCCCCCGGCGGGTAAGTCTCTTACGGGCGGCCGGAATCAATTTCAGGCAACTGATTCCGGATATCGATGAGAACAACCATGCTCATCAGGATCCGTCAGCGCTGGCAGCGCTTCTGGCTCAGAAGAAGGCCCTTGCGGTATGCTGGGAAATTGAGACCGATGAAGTCATTCTGGGGTGTGATACCATCGTGATTCTCAATGACCTTGTGCTGGGGAAACCCGAGTCGGAGGCGGAAGCATTTGAGATGCTCTCAGCCCTTTCGGGCAATCGGCATACGGTCTGCTCGGCCATAGCGCTCCTTGAGCGCGGAGGGTATATGGCAAGCGGATTTGAGTTTACCGATGTCTACTTCAATCCGGTTTCAGCCGCTCAGATCAAAGCATATATCAAGACTGGCGAACCACTCGATAAGGCCGGGGCGTACGGTATTCAAGAAGAAGGCGGTTTTTTAGTTGACAGGATAGAGGGAAATATTGATAATGTGATCGGCTTGCCTATGAGCCTATTGGAAAGGCTGGCCGGGAAATTTATGACGGAAATGAGTTGTTATGGCATATAA
- a CDS encoding DUF4115 domain-containing protein codes for MAYKYKEIGEILKKRRMELGKSITVLAEETKVPERYLVAIEEGDLKEFHSSVYYDLFARSYARELGIDDHELFESEKEPEPVSGIPGAVHETVGLREEKKTRNSELKASFRNWLWLIAIILVGGGITAFIMLQGKTPKESERAEEIKPQVNAEVVLDTVAPPIEANVADSIMASTAQNSAMRLEVNVKKTCWFLIMADDDTAAFGSLQPGTVRNLTAMNRFVISAGNPSGVEFRLDDTLMKPLSPEGKPIRGLEINRENKRGFYFLPEDTTGGRR; via the coding sequence ATGGCATATAAATATAAAGAGATCGGCGAGATACTCAAAAAGCGAAGAATGGAATTGGGGAAAAGCATAACCGTGCTGGCCGAGGAAACCAAGGTCCCCGAGAGATACCTTGTCGCCATTGAAGAAGGTGATTTGAAGGAATTTCATTCCTCTGTGTACTATGATCTTTTTGCCCGGTCATATGCAAGAGAATTGGGTATCGACGATCATGAGCTTTTTGAAAGTGAAAAAGAACCGGAACCTGTTTCCGGAATCCCCGGTGCAGTTCACGAAACGGTTGGGCTTCGGGAGGAAAAGAAAACCCGGAATTCCGAACTGAAGGCGTCATTCAGAAACTGGCTCTGGTTAATCGCGATCATATTGGTTGGCGGCGGTATCACGGCCTTTATAATGCTCCAAGGCAAGACCCCGAAAGAGAGTGAAAGAGCCGAGGAAATCAAGCCGCAGGTGAATGCCGAAGTTGTTCTGGATACGGTGGCACCCCCGATAGAGGCCAATGTTGCTGATTCCATCATGGCCAGCACGGCGCAGAATTCTGCCATGAGGTTGGAAGTCAACGTGAAAAAAACCTGCTGGTTTCTGATTATGGCCGATGATGACACCGCTGCTTTCGGCAGCCTGCAGCCGGGAACCGTCCGGAATCTGACGGCCATGAATAGATTTGTTATCTCAGCCGGCAATCCCTCCGGCGTTGAATTCAGACTGGATGATACTCTAATGAAACCGCTTTCTCCAGAAGGGAAACCGATCCGCGGGCTGGAAATCAACCGCGAAAACAAAAGGGGGTTCTACTTCCTCCCCGAGGATACTACCGGTGGCAGGCGTTAA
- the smc gene encoding chromosome segregation protein SMC produces the protein MYLKRLELLGFKSFPDKTVIKLTGGVIGVVGPNGCGKTNILDSIRWVLGEQKVSLLRGTKMEEIIFNGTRDIKPLGMAEVTLVIQNSKGILPTEYSEVQITRRLFRSGEAEYLLNKIPCRLKDIADLLMDTGIGAHVYSVIQQDMIDAILSDRTDDRRFLFEEAAGISKYKNRKKAAIRKLEATEQDLLRLKDIVAEVTVQVNSLNRQMKKAERYQKMAEELKGWEIFLGKNASDTLQNERRAILTRRDSLLDARVACDAAIDTLSAQQEEQRKELTDLDRELTAISNLVYEKSEAAHALEKEISILREKRENARQLQERNTFDIQAFQKRKEILAEQIEETRRELEKVESESGAHVEEVAHSEQNLNEADEKVLAARRARDELSKELMALEGRLSAGKSDDSNLKEQESDINTSLIELIKLHSEAGNNRDKIAARLAELESSGVTIAAQISGLQNQQNTWESEIRGFDARLEELSGEIFDLTASLEAAEARRHLLSEMITHYEGYSAGVVTTFENRERWPGLIGTVAEHLTPHGGFEDAIEAALGETAEFMISRDRETADGVISFLRQEKKGKAGLIILNEAGFNTGVTRPELNGESFLGWGDQYVTVSEELKPLAHLLLSRIAVIKPENNKCILDALPMYFAAVTTDGKLFENRAIVSGGSNEGLSLFGRKEKIAEQDRILQELNGKIAEIKTARNQITSELGSKQAELHGILSQLDNLKEESDRVHTELTSTRYEMQTVETEMRRLEKEKKAFSDKLELLKSRQYDLSLNYDQLAREKETLVGRLQEHEMVIGQLERDSEEAQNRLSSVQIRQIELRSKKQQLESQIRHTGELIAEIDQNATAKSQEIVSAEQEIAGSLDRIAGLEKELKQLFDARAVLADKQNGIRNTYSGLQESLVTREKEIKQQRQTREEALEELHAAELRMTAIEAEVRNITEKIRNDYDLELEAITAEPPDSRLPEEKRLERLHELKDLMKNFGGVNLLALEEYLTSKERQEFLSAQMNDLLNAKSTLQSTITKINVTAKNLFLETFARVRENFKKVFEELFTGGDADIRLLDEADPLESPIEIIARPRGKKLLSIAQMSGGERALTAISLLFAIYLVKPSPFCILDEIDAPLDDANIHRFLRMIKAFSDQTQFIIITHNKITMEAADVLYGVTMEQPGISRVVSVRFNEEADESLINTSIAEADYTPVAHHADNARTRVFSDSGNEISDDPGA, from the coding sequence GTGTACCTTAAGAGATTGGAACTTCTGGGATTTAAATCATTTCCGGATAAAACCGTCATAAAACTGACCGGCGGAGTAATCGGCGTCGTGGGACCAAACGGATGCGGCAAAACCAATATTCTTGATTCCATCCGCTGGGTTCTTGGAGAGCAAAAAGTGTCTCTGTTGCGCGGCACAAAAATGGAAGAGATAATTTTCAACGGCACGCGCGATATCAAGCCTCTCGGAATGGCCGAGGTCACATTGGTGATACAAAACAGCAAAGGCATTCTGCCCACCGAATACAGCGAAGTGCAGATAACGCGACGGCTGTTTCGCTCCGGGGAGGCGGAATATCTCCTCAATAAAATTCCCTGCCGGCTGAAAGACATTGCTGACCTTCTGATGGATACCGGCATCGGGGCGCATGTTTATTCGGTCATTCAGCAGGACATGATTGACGCCATCCTTTCCGACCGGACAGACGACCGCCGCTTTCTTTTTGAGGAGGCGGCCGGCATTTCCAAATACAAAAATCGCAAAAAGGCCGCTATTCGCAAACTGGAAGCGACCGAACAGGATTTGCTGCGCCTGAAAGATATCGTGGCGGAGGTCACGGTACAGGTGAATTCGCTCAATCGCCAAATGAAGAAGGCGGAACGGTATCAGAAAATGGCCGAGGAATTGAAGGGCTGGGAGATTTTCCTTGGCAAGAACGCCTCCGATACGCTCCAGAATGAACGCCGAGCCATATTGACCCGCAGAGATTCCCTGCTTGATGCCAGAGTCGCATGTGATGCCGCTATTGACACCCTTTCGGCTCAACAGGAAGAGCAGCGCAAGGAATTGACCGACCTTGACCGCGAGTTAACGGCGATATCGAATCTGGTCTATGAGAAATCGGAAGCGGCTCATGCGCTCGAAAAGGAAATATCGATTTTGCGTGAAAAAAGGGAGAACGCCCGTCAACTGCAGGAGCGGAATACATTCGATATTCAGGCCTTTCAGAAACGCAAAGAAATATTGGCCGAGCAGATTGAGGAGACCCGCCGGGAACTTGAAAAGGTCGAATCGGAGTCGGGCGCCCACGTGGAGGAGGTTGCCCATTCCGAACAGAATCTGAATGAGGCCGATGAGAAAGTTCTTGCCGCCCGCCGGGCCCGCGATGAGTTGAGCAAGGAACTCATGGCTCTGGAGGGGCGCCTTTCCGCAGGGAAAAGCGATGACAGCAATCTCAAAGAGCAGGAATCCGACATCAACACTTCTCTGATTGAGTTGATCAAATTGCATTCTGAAGCGGGCAATAATCGCGATAAGATTGCCGCGCGTCTGGCCGAACTTGAAAGCTCGGGCGTCACGATTGCCGCGCAGATAAGCGGCCTCCAGAATCAGCAGAATACATGGGAATCGGAAATTCGCGGTTTTGATGCCCGGCTTGAGGAACTCTCGGGCGAGATTTTTGACCTGACAGCATCACTCGAGGCGGCCGAGGCCCGCAGGCATCTTCTTAGCGAGATGATCACTCATTACGAGGGATACAGCGCCGGAGTCGTCACCACTTTCGAAAATAGGGAACGGTGGCCCGGTCTGATCGGTACCGTGGCCGAGCATTTGACGCCGCACGGAGGTTTTGAGGATGCCATTGAGGCTGCTCTCGGCGAAACAGCCGAGTTCATGATTTCCAGGGATCGGGAGACCGCTGATGGTGTAATCAGTTTCCTGCGCCAGGAGAAGAAGGGTAAGGCGGGATTGATTATACTGAACGAAGCTGGTTTCAATACGGGGGTCACCCGACCGGAACTGAACGGCGAGAGCTTTCTCGGCTGGGGCGATCAATATGTCACCGTTTCAGAAGAACTGAAACCTCTGGCGCACCTGCTTCTATCGCGCATAGCCGTCATAAAGCCGGAGAATAATAAATGCATTCTGGATGCCCTCCCGATGTATTTCGCGGCCGTTACGACCGACGGAAAGCTTTTTGAGAATAGAGCCATTGTTTCGGGCGGTTCAAATGAAGGGTTGTCCCTTTTCGGACGAAAAGAAAAAATTGCCGAGCAGGATAGAATTCTCCAGGAACTCAACGGCAAAATCGCCGAGATCAAAACCGCGAGGAATCAGATTACTTCCGAGCTTGGTTCAAAGCAGGCCGAATTGCACGGCATACTCTCACAACTGGATAATCTTAAGGAAGAATCCGACCGGGTGCACACGGAATTGACTTCAACCCGGTACGAAATGCAGACGGTTGAAACCGAGATGCGCCGGCTGGAAAAAGAAAAAAAGGCTTTTTCGGATAAGCTGGAACTCCTTAAGAGCCGCCAATACGATCTTTCCCTTAATTATGACCAGCTTGCCCGCGAAAAGGAAACGCTGGTCGGCCGGTTGCAGGAGCACGAGATGGTTATTGGGCAACTGGAGCGGGATTCGGAAGAGGCCCAGAACCGACTATCGTCCGTGCAGATCCGTCAGATTGAATTAAGGAGCAAAAAGCAGCAGCTGGAAAGTCAGATTCGCCATACCGGCGAGTTGATCGCTGAGATTGATCAGAATGCAACCGCCAAGTCGCAGGAAATTGTTTCCGCCGAGCAGGAAATCGCCGGCTCGCTGGACAGGATTGCCGGATTGGAGAAGGAATTGAAGCAGTTGTTTGACGCCCGCGCGGTTCTGGCGGACAAGCAGAACGGTATCCGCAATACATATAGTGGCCTTCAGGAAAGTCTGGTCACGCGCGAAAAGGAAATCAAACAACAGCGCCAGACCCGTGAGGAAGCCCTGGAGGAACTGCATGCGGCCGAATTGAGAATGACCGCAATTGAGGCCGAGGTCAGGAATATCACCGAGAAAATCCGCAATGATTACGACCTTGAACTGGAAGCGATCACGGCCGAGCCTCCCGACAGCAGACTTCCCGAAGAAAAACGCCTGGAGCGTCTGCATGAATTGAAGGATTTGATGAAGAATTTCGGCGGGGTCAATCTCCTGGCGCTGGAAGAGTACCTTACTTCGAAAGAGCGGCAGGAATTTCTCAGCGCCCAGATGAACGACCTTCTTAATGCCAAATCGACACTGCAATCGACGATTACAAAAATCAATGTCACGGCCAAGAATCTTTTCCTGGAGACTTTTGCCCGCGTGCGCGAGAATTTCAAAAAGGTCTTCGAGGAATTGTTCACCGGGGGTGATGCTGATATCCGCCTGCTCGATGAAGCCGATCCCCTTGAATCGCCCATTGAAATTATCGCCCGCCCGCGAGGCAAGAAGCTATTATCAATCGCGCAGATGTCCGGCGGCGAAAGAGCCCTTACGGCCATTTCCCTGCTTTTTGCCATCTATCTGGTTAAACCATCCCCCTTCTGTATCCTGGATGAAATCGATGCCCCGCTGGACGATGCCAACATCCATCGCTTCTTGCGGATGATTAAAGCCTTCTCCGATCAGACTCAGTTTATTATCATCACGCATAATAAGATAACCATGGAAGCGGCTGATGTTTTATATGGCGTTACAATGGAGCAGCCGGGGATTTCCCGAGTCGTCTCGGTCCGCTTCAATGAAGAAGCCGATGAAAGCCTTATCAACACCTCCATCGCCGAGGCCGATTACACTCCTGTCGCACATCATGCCGATAATGCACGAACAAGAGTGTTCTCCGATTCCGGAAATGAAATATCGGATGATCCCGGGGCTTGA
- the ftsY gene encoding signal recognition particle-docking protein FtsY, with protein sequence MFSGFKKLKESLAKTRDSLLGRIGQVISGRKIDDQLLDEIEEILLKADIGVAATDRIIENLRQEAQSAKITESEAVFTLLKNSIAEIMDRKVKAPDSNSDVWPQVWLITGVNGTGKTTTIGKLAHHFKKEGKVVMIAACDTFRAAAVEQLAIWAERSGVSFIRAQSGADPASIAFDAATAAITRKADYLLIDTAGRLHTKANLMEELKKIRRVVEKIVPAQQIQAKLIIDGTTGQNALSQVKVFADAVGCDGIILTKLDGTARGGIVVAIAEELNVPVDFVGIGESIDDLQPFDSREFVEALFES encoded by the coding sequence ATGTTTTCCGGATTTAAGAAGCTAAAGGAATCGCTGGCAAAAACGCGGGATTCCCTGCTGGGTCGTATTGGACAGGTGATCTCCGGACGTAAGATTGATGACCAGCTCCTTGATGAAATCGAAGAGATTCTTCTCAAAGCCGATATCGGCGTGGCGGCAACCGACAGGATAATTGAAAATCTCCGCCAGGAAGCGCAAAGCGCCAAAATCACCGAAAGTGAGGCTGTATTCACGCTTCTCAAGAACAGCATTGCGGAAATAATGGACAGGAAAGTCAAAGCGCCCGACTCCAACAGCGATGTTTGGCCGCAGGTCTGGCTGATAACCGGCGTAAACGGTACCGGAAAGACAACGACCATCGGGAAATTGGCCCACCATTTTAAGAAAGAGGGGAAGGTCGTTATGATTGCCGCCTGCGATACGTTCCGGGCGGCCGCCGTGGAACAACTGGCGATCTGGGCGGAAAGGTCGGGCGTGAGTTTTATCAGGGCTCAATCTGGGGCGGATCCGGCCTCCATTGCCTTTGATGCCGCCACGGCCGCCATAACCCGCAAGGCCGATTATCTGTTGATTGACACCGCCGGCAGGCTGCACACCAAGGCCAACCTCATGGAAGAACTCAAGAAAATACGCCGGGTGGTGGAGAAGATTGTCCCTGCACAGCAGATTCAGGCCAAGCTGATCATCGATGGAACCACGGGGCAAAATGCTCTGTCGCAGGTAAAGGTTTTTGCCGATGCGGTCGGCTGTGATGGTATTATTCTTACCAAGTTGGACGGTACCGCCCGCGGCGGCATCGTCGTGGCCATTGCCGAGGAGTTGAATGTCCCGGTTGATTTTGTCGGCATCGGCGAATCTATCGATGACCTGCAGCCGTTCGATTCCCGGGAATTTGTGGAGGCGCTTTTTGAAAGCTGA